In Streptomyces durocortorensis, a genomic segment contains:
- a CDS encoding magnesium and cobalt transport protein CorA produces MSMIRDLRAAVRPSLRPSLRKNSAPYSGYDTTRDPSASSAVVDCAVYRDGRRLETPAIPTPHEAMLQVREEGGFAWIGLHEPTEAEFAGIAREFGLHPLAVEDAVHAHQRPKLERYDDTLFTVFKTIHYVEHAELTATSEVVETGEVMCFTGRDFVITVRHGGQGSLRALRHRLQDDPELLAKGPSAVLHAIADHVVDGYIAVAEAVQDDIDEVEIDVFSTPAKGSPRGSDAGRIYQLKREVLEFKRAVSPLLRPMQLLSERPMRLIDPDIQKYFRDVADHLARVQEEVLGFDELLNSILQANLAQATVTQNEDMRKITSWAAIIAVPTMICGVYGMNFDYMPEVGWKYGYPMVLGVIGVVCFSIHRILKRNGWL; encoded by the coding sequence ATGTCGATGATCCGTGACCTGCGCGCCGCCGTGCGCCCGTCCCTGCGCCCGTCCCTCCGTAAGAACAGCGCCCCTTACAGCGGGTACGACACCACCCGCGACCCGTCCGCCTCCAGCGCCGTCGTCGACTGCGCGGTCTACCGCGACGGGCGCCGGCTGGAGACGCCCGCGATCCCGACCCCGCACGAGGCGATGCTTCAGGTGCGGGAGGAGGGCGGCTTCGCGTGGATCGGCCTGCACGAGCCGACGGAGGCCGAATTCGCGGGCATCGCCCGGGAGTTCGGCCTGCACCCGCTGGCCGTCGAAGACGCCGTCCACGCCCACCAGCGGCCCAAGCTGGAGCGGTACGACGACACGCTGTTCACCGTCTTCAAGACCATCCATTACGTGGAGCACGCCGAACTGACCGCGACCAGCGAGGTCGTGGAGACCGGTGAGGTGATGTGCTTCACCGGCCGGGACTTCGTCATCACCGTCCGGCACGGTGGCCAGGGCTCCCTGCGCGCCCTGCGCCACCGGCTCCAGGACGACCCCGAGCTGCTGGCCAAGGGCCCGTCCGCCGTACTGCACGCCATCGCCGACCACGTCGTCGACGGGTACATCGCGGTGGCCGAAGCGGTGCAGGACGACATCGACGAGGTGGAGATCGATGTCTTCTCCACCCCGGCCAAGGGCTCCCCGCGCGGTTCGGACGCGGGCCGGATCTACCAGCTCAAGCGCGAGGTGCTGGAGTTCAAGCGGGCCGTGTCCCCGCTGCTGCGCCCGATGCAGCTGCTGAGCGAGCGCCCGATGCGGCTGATCGACCCCGACATCCAGAAGTACTTCCGCGATGTCGCCGACCACCTCGCCCGGGTCCAGGAAGAGGTCCTGGGCTTTGACGAACTGCTGAACTCGATCCTCCAGGCGAATCTGGCGCAGGCGACCGTCACCCAGAACGAGGACATGCGCAAGATCACGTCCTGGGCGGCGATCATCGCCGTGCCGACGATGATCTGCGGTGTCTACGGCATGAACTTCGACTACATGCCCGAGGTGGGGTGGAAGTACGGCTATCCGATGGTGCTGGGCGTCATCGGGGTGGTGTGTTTCTCCATCCACCGCATCCTCAAGCGCAACGGCTGGCTCTGA
- a CDS encoding suppressor of fused domain protein: protein MAEILALVEARLRSVLGEPDARADVTFLGTDRIEVLRFLDGDVVRYATLGMSGQPMADPTSPLADPVKGPRAELILSVRGGLADTDQVLRPLAVLAASPQVEGLVVAAGASLDLGEPLWPGAPFTSVLVAESGGLVEDLELDEPMDPVRFLPLLPMTHNEAAWKRVRGAQELQERWLAHGTDLRDPLRTSVALD, encoded by the coding sequence ATGGCAGAAATTCTCGCTCTGGTCGAGGCCCGGCTCCGTTCCGTCCTCGGGGAACCGGACGCCCGTGCCGATGTGACGTTCCTCGGCACGGACCGCATCGAGGTGCTGCGCTTCCTCGACGGCGATGTGGTGCGCTACGCGACGCTCGGCATGTCGGGGCAGCCGATGGCCGACCCCACCTCACCGCTCGCCGACCCGGTGAAGGGCCCCCGCGCCGAGCTGATCCTGTCGGTACGCGGCGGACTGGCCGACACCGACCAGGTGCTGCGCCCGCTCGCCGTACTGGCCGCCTCCCCGCAGGTCGAGGGGTTGGTCGTGGCCGCGGGCGCCTCGCTGGACCTGGGCGAGCCGCTGTGGCCCGGGGCGCCGTTCACCTCGGTGCTCGTGGCGGAGTCCGGCGGCCTGGTGGAGGACCTGGAGCTGGACGAGCCGATGGACCCGGTGCGCTTCCTGCCGCTGCTGCCGATGACGCACAACGAGGCCGCCTGGAAGCGGGTGCGCGGTGCGCAGGAGCTCCAGGAGCGGTGGCTCGCGCACGGGACGGACCTGCGGGACCCGCTGCGTACATCGGTGGCCTTGGACTGA
- a CDS encoding DUF6758 family protein, with protein MRGEPSCPKCGGRVRAPGLFADAWQCSVHGQVHPMQPVIPPSVEALGVVVHRAQVPVWMPWPLPVGWLFTGVASVGDDRSGGRASAVACSGPGPLGGMGELLLVAEELGVGLGARYAGIDGPDPGPHLNVDSAPDAKVHAAGRPTPLWHVRNAPEDRAVFAGEARGLWLWAILWPEQSGLLMYDELVLTDLRDAGGEVDLVPCGALTPRLLSAPETPPRQTGER; from the coding sequence ATGAGGGGCGAACCCAGTTGCCCGAAGTGCGGTGGCCGGGTCAGGGCGCCCGGCCTCTTCGCCGACGCCTGGCAGTGCTCCGTGCACGGCCAGGTCCATCCGATGCAGCCGGTCATCCCGCCGAGCGTCGAGGCGCTCGGCGTCGTGGTGCACCGGGCGCAGGTCCCCGTCTGGATGCCCTGGCCGCTCCCCGTGGGCTGGCTCTTCACCGGTGTGGCCAGCGTGGGCGACGACCGCAGCGGCGGCCGCGCGAGCGCCGTGGCCTGCTCGGGGCCCGGACCGCTCGGCGGGATGGGTGAGCTGCTGCTCGTCGCCGAGGAGCTGGGCGTCGGACTCGGCGCGCGGTACGCGGGCATCGACGGACCGGACCCCGGCCCCCATCTGAACGTCGACTCCGCCCCCGACGCCAAGGTGCACGCCGCGGGCCGCCCCACCCCCCTCTGGCACGTCAGGAACGCCCCGGAGGACCGCGCCGTCTTCGCGGGCGAGGCGCGGGGGCTGTGGCTGTGGGCGATCCTGTGGCCCGAGCAGTCGGGGCTGCTCATGTACGACGAGCTGGTGCTGACCGATCTGCGGGACGCCGGGGGAGAGGTGGACCTCGTCCCGTGCGGAGCGCTCACCCCCCGACTGCTCAGCGCGCCCGAGACCCCGCCCCGGCAGACGGGCGAGCGGTAG
- a CDS encoding PHP domain-containing protein — MRIDLHTHSTASDGTDTPAELVANAAAAGLDVVALTDHDTVGGHKQAIDALPEGLTLVTGAELSCRVDGVGMHMLAYLFDPAEPELERERELVRDDRVPRAQEMVRKLRALDVPVTWEQVARIAGDGSVGRPHVAAALVELGVVDTVSDAFTPDWLGNGGRAYAEKHELDPFEAVRLVKAAGGVTVFAHPAAVKRGEVVPETTIAALAAAGLDGIEVDHMDHDEPTRARLRGLARELGLLATGSSDYHGSRKSVRLGEYTTDPEIYGEITRRATGAFPVPGAGGPGRI; from the coding sequence GTGCGTATCGACCTGCACACCCACTCCACCGCGTCGGACGGCACGGACACCCCCGCCGAGCTGGTCGCGAACGCGGCCGCCGCGGGCCTGGACGTCGTCGCGCTCACCGACCACGACACCGTCGGCGGCCACAAGCAGGCCATCGACGCGCTGCCCGAGGGCCTCACCCTCGTCACCGGCGCCGAGCTCTCCTGCCGCGTCGACGGCGTGGGCATGCACATGCTGGCGTACCTCTTCGACCCCGCCGAACCCGAGCTGGAGCGCGAGCGCGAGCTCGTCCGCGACGACCGGGTGCCGCGCGCCCAGGAGATGGTCCGCAAGCTCCGCGCCCTCGACGTCCCGGTCACCTGGGAGCAGGTCGCCCGTATCGCCGGGGACGGCTCGGTCGGCCGCCCGCACGTCGCCGCGGCCCTCGTCGAACTGGGCGTCGTGGATACCGTCTCCGACGCCTTCACGCCCGACTGGCTGGGCAACGGCGGACGGGCCTACGCCGAGAAACACGAGCTCGACCCGTTCGAGGCCGTCCGTCTGGTGAAGGCGGCGGGCGGGGTCACCGTCTTCGCCCACCCGGCCGCCGTGAAACGGGGCGAGGTGGTCCCCGAGACCACGATCGCCGCGCTCGCCGCCGCGGGCCTCGACGGCATAGAGGTCGACCACATGGACCACGACGAGCCCACCCGGGCCCGGCTGCGCGGCCTCGCCCGCGAGCTGGGGCTGCTGGCGACCGGCTCCAGCGACTACCACGGCAGCCGCAAGTCCGTACGGCTCGGCGAATACACCACCGACCCCGAGATCTACGGCGAGATCACCCGGCGCGCCACGGGAGCCTTCCCGGTGCCGGGCGCCGGCGGACCCGGCCGTATCTAG
- a CDS encoding MarC family protein: MFDVAVFGSLFLTLFVIMDPPGITPIFLALTAGRPAKVQRKMALQAVTVAFGVIAVFGLLGQQILDYLHVSVPALMIAGGLLLLLIALDLLTGKTDEPTQTKDVNVALVPLGMPLLAGPGAIVSVILAVQHADGLGGQLSVWSAIVAMHVVLWLTMRYSLVIIRVIKDGGVVLVTRLAGMMLSAIAVQQIINGVTQVIQNS, encoded by the coding sequence GTGTTCGACGTCGCTGTCTTCGGATCCCTTTTTCTCACCCTTTTTGTGATTATGGACCCACCCGGAATCACGCCGATCTTCCTCGCCCTCACCGCGGGCCGCCCCGCCAAGGTGCAGCGGAAGATGGCGCTCCAGGCGGTCACGGTCGCCTTCGGTGTGATCGCCGTCTTCGGTCTGCTCGGTCAGCAGATCCTCGACTATCTGCATGTCTCCGTGCCCGCCCTGATGATCGCGGGCGGTCTCCTGCTGCTGCTCATCGCACTCGACCTGCTCACCGGCAAGACGGACGAGCCGACGCAGACCAAGGACGTCAACGTCGCCCTCGTACCGCTGGGCATGCCACTGCTGGCCGGCCCCGGCGCCATCGTCTCGGTCATCCTGGCGGTGCAGCACGCCGACGGTCTGGGCGGGCAGCTCTCGGTGTGGTCCGCGATCGTCGCCATGCACGTCGTGCTCTGGCTGACGATGCGCTACTCGCTGGTGATCATCCGCGTGATCAAGGACGGGGGCGTGGTGCTGGTGACCAGGCTCGCGGGCATGATGCTCTCCGCCATCGCGGTCCAGCAGATCATCAACGGCGTCACCCAGGTCATCCAGAACTCCTGA
- a CDS encoding NYN domain-containing protein: MSKYPADIAERLDRTNDLLQRMLIEVSKTPSTHAIFVDAGYVYAAAGLLVTGTEDRRSFDLDAEGLIEAFIDKARTIFADSRLLRVYWYDGARRRIHTTEQQAIAELPDVKVRLGNLNANNQQKGVDSLIRTDLESLARHRAISDAALVGGDEDLVSAVEAAQGYGARVHLWGIEAAEGRNQAEPLLWEVDSQRTFDLDFCRPYVTRRPVTTYEDDTPAPSREDVRFVGAQIAAAWLAARGRDSLADLLPGHPYLPGSVDQDLLVEAERLLQHSLRGHAHLRRALRDGFWQHLQSQY; encoded by the coding sequence ATGTCTAAGTACCCGGCCGATATCGCCGAGCGCCTGGACCGCACCAACGACCTGCTCCAGCGCATGCTCATCGAGGTCTCCAAGACGCCGTCGACGCACGCCATCTTCGTGGACGCGGGCTATGTGTACGCCGCGGCCGGCCTGCTCGTCACCGGCACGGAGGACCGGCGCTCCTTCGACCTCGACGCCGAAGGGCTGATCGAGGCCTTCATCGACAAGGCCCGCACGATCTTCGCGGACAGCAGGCTGCTGCGCGTCTACTGGTACGACGGGGCCAGGCGCCGTATCCACACCACGGAGCAGCAGGCCATCGCCGAACTGCCCGACGTCAAGGTCAGGCTGGGCAACCTCAACGCCAACAACCAGCAGAAGGGCGTCGACTCCCTCATCCGCACCGACCTCGAATCCCTCGCCCGGCACCGGGCCATCAGCGACGCGGCGCTCGTCGGCGGCGACGAGGATCTGGTCTCGGCGGTCGAGGCGGCCCAGGGCTACGGAGCCCGGGTGCACCTGTGGGGCATCGAGGCCGCCGAGGGGCGCAACCAGGCGGAACCGCTGCTGTGGGAGGTGGACAGTCAGCGCACCTTCGACCTGGACTTCTGCCGCCCTTATGTCACCCGGCGCCCGGTCACGACGTACGAGGACGACACCCCGGCCCCCTCCCGGGAGGACGTCCGTTTCGTCGGCGCGCAGATCGCCGCCGCCTGGCTCGCCGCCCGGGGTCGCGATTCCCTCGCCGACCTGCTGCCCGGCCACCCGTATCTGCCGGGCTCCGTCGACCAGGACCTGCTGGTGGAGGCCGAACGACTGCTCCAGCACTCGCTGCGCGGCCACGCCCACCTGCGGCGGGCGCTGCGCGACGGCTTCTGGCAGCACCTCCAGTCGCAGTACTGA
- a CDS encoding alpha/beta fold hydrolase, with protein sequence MSRPPTFTPPACATARVLHTERGDFAVLDAVPTTPARATALLLPGYTGSKEDFIALLEPLSAAGYRVIAVDGRGQYESEGADRQEQYAQGELARDVLAQAAALTDSESDGDGRGEGTGEGGLHLLGHSLGGQIARAAVLLDATPFRSLTLMSSGPAEVVAAQREKVKMLSDALSVLSMDEVWQAMQALDPPQDADTGDGEDMRRRWMRHDPAQLIATGAQLGVEPDRVDELAAVGLPVHVLSGERDDVWPVELFDAMARRLDARRTTIAGAEHSPNTARPQETAKALATFWDTFPVA encoded by the coding sequence ATGAGCCGCCCGCCCACCTTCACGCCTCCCGCCTGCGCCACCGCCCGGGTCCTGCACACCGAGCGCGGGGACTTCGCCGTACTGGACGCCGTACCGACCACACCCGCACGGGCCACCGCCCTGCTGCTGCCCGGGTACACCGGCAGCAAGGAGGACTTCATCGCGCTGCTCGAACCGCTGTCGGCGGCGGGCTACCGGGTGATCGCCGTGGACGGCCGGGGGCAGTACGAGTCCGAGGGAGCGGACCGTCAGGAGCAGTACGCCCAGGGCGAGTTGGCCCGGGACGTACTGGCCCAGGCGGCCGCCCTGACCGACAGCGAGAGCGACGGAGACGGCCGGGGCGAGGGCACCGGCGAGGGGGGGCTGCATCTGCTCGGGCACTCGCTCGGCGGGCAGATCGCCCGTGCCGCCGTCCTGCTGGACGCCACCCCGTTCCGCTCCCTGACGCTGATGTCCTCGGGCCCCGCCGAAGTGGTCGCGGCCCAGCGGGAGAAGGTGAAGATGCTGAGCGACGCACTGTCCGTGCTGTCCATGGACGAGGTGTGGCAGGCGATGCAGGCGCTGGACCCGCCGCAGGACGCGGACACCGGCGACGGCGAGGACATGCGCCGGCGCTGGATGCGCCACGACCCGGCCCAGCTGATCGCCACCGGAGCACAGCTGGGCGTCGAACCGGACCGGGTGGACGAGCTGGCCGCCGTCGGGCTGCCCGTCCACGTCCTGTCCGGCGAGCGCGACGACGTGTGGCCGGTGGAGCTGTTCGACGCCATGGCTCGGCGTCTCGACGCCCGCCGCACCACGATCGCCGGGGCCGAGCACTCCCCCAACACCGCCCGGCCGCAGGAGACCGCGAAGGCGCTCGCCACGTTCTGGGACACCTTTCCGGTCGCCTGA
- a CDS encoding DEAD/DEAH box helicase: MTLPVALSGSDVIGQAKTGTGKTLGFGLPLLERVTVPADVEAGRAKPEQLTDAPQALVVVPTRELCTQVTNDLLTAGKVRNVRVLAIYGGRAYEPQVEALKKGVDVIVGTPGRLLDLAGQRKLDLSHIRGLVLDEADEMLDLGFLPDVERIITMLPAKRQTMLFSATMPGAVISLARRYMSQPTHINATSPDDEGTTVKNTQQHVYRAHSMDKPEMVSRILQADGRGLAMIFCRTKRTAADIAEQLEKRGFASGAVHGDLGQGAREQALRAFRNGKVDVLVCTDVAARGIDVEGVTHVINYQSPEDEKTYLHRIGRTGRAGAKGTAITLVDWDDIPRWQLINKALDLKFPDPPETYSTSPHLFEELGIPAGTKGVLPRAERTRAGLRAEEVEDLGETGGRGRKSAAPAPAREEREPRTRTPRQRRRTRGGSSVEEGTATVPAPAKEAAPAAPAGDEAPDAPRTPRRRRRTRVSAAEGVTEAAVAVAEAPAVPAPVAEAAPVAEPAPVTEAAPVAEPVAEPAAEAVTESKPRRRRSRAAKPVAEETDRPAAQAPAAPAPAEFQTVAVAAGIAEPVAEPKAVRPRRRARIVKPADEVDFQIAPPAEPEPEPRTRRRPARTTKPKTESKPETAKAESANESEPAAGTKATRTRAKAAKSTETPEAAEAKEPRTRATRSRKKADAPAKAEAPAEAEAPAKAKAPAKSKARSTAKAAVVEAPAEQAPAAEAEAKPRRRRATRSVTSTATQEAAVVSEAEAVVSEAAAEPKPRRRRATRPAGQATATTES; this comes from the coding sequence CTGACGCTCCCCGTAGCCCTCTCCGGCTCCGACGTCATCGGCCAGGCCAAGACCGGCACCGGCAAGACGCTCGGCTTCGGTCTCCCGCTCCTGGAGCGCGTGACCGTCCCCGCCGACGTCGAGGCCGGGCGCGCCAAGCCCGAGCAGCTGACCGACGCGCCGCAGGCGCTCGTCGTCGTCCCCACCCGTGAGCTGTGCACCCAGGTCACCAACGACCTGCTCACCGCGGGGAAGGTCCGCAACGTCCGCGTTCTCGCGATCTACGGCGGCCGGGCCTACGAGCCCCAGGTCGAGGCCCTCAAGAAGGGCGTCGACGTGATCGTCGGCACCCCGGGCCGCCTGCTGGACCTGGCGGGCCAGCGCAAGCTCGACCTGTCCCACATCCGCGGGCTCGTCCTCGACGAAGCCGACGAGATGCTGGACCTGGGCTTCCTGCCCGACGTCGAGCGCATCATCACGATGCTGCCGGCCAAGCGCCAGACGATGCTGTTCTCGGCCACCATGCCCGGTGCCGTCATCAGCCTCGCCCGCCGCTACATGTCGCAGCCGACGCACATCAACGCCACGTCGCCCGACGACGAGGGCACGACCGTCAAGAACACCCAGCAGCACGTCTACCGCGCGCACTCGATGGACAAGCCCGAGATGGTCTCGCGGATCCTCCAGGCCGACGGCCGCGGACTCGCGATGATCTTCTGCCGGACCAAGCGCACGGCCGCCGACATCGCCGAGCAGCTGGAGAAGCGCGGCTTCGCCTCCGGCGCGGTCCACGGCGACCTCGGCCAGGGCGCCCGCGAGCAGGCGCTGCGCGCCTTCCGCAATGGCAAGGTCGACGTTCTGGTCTGCACCGACGTCGCCGCGCGCGGTATCGATGTCGAGGGTGTGACCCACGTCATCAACTACCAGTCGCCGGAGGACGAGAAGACCTACCTCCACCGCATCGGCCGCACCGGCCGCGCGGGTGCCAAGGGCACCGCGATCACGCTGGTCGACTGGGACGACATCCCGCGCTGGCAGCTGATCAACAAGGCGCTCGACCTGAAGTTCCCGGACCCGCCGGAGACGTACTCCACCTCGCCGCACCTCTTCGAGGAGCTCGGTATCCCGGCGGGCACCAAGGGTGTCCTGCCGCGCGCCGAGCGGACCCGTGCCGGGCTGCGCGCGGAGGAGGTCGAGGACCTCGGCGAGACCGGTGGCCGCGGCCGCAAGTCCGCCGCCCCCGCTCCGGCCCGCGAGGAGCGCGAGCCCCGTACGCGTACGCCGCGTCAGCGCCGCCGCACCCGTGGCGGCTCCTCCGTCGAGGAGGGTACGGCGACGGTGCCCGCACCGGCCAAGGAGGCCGCACCGGCCGCACCGGCCGGTGACGAGGCTCCCGACGCCCCTCGCACTCCGCGCCGCCGTCGCCGTACCCGGGTCAGCGCCGCGGAAGGCGTCACCGAGGCGGCTGTGGCGGTCGCCGAGGCCCCCGCGGTACCGGCCCCGGTGGCCGAGGCCGCGCCCGTGGCGGAGCCCGCCCCGGTGACCGAAGCCGCGCCCGTGGCCGAGCCGGTCGCGGAGCCCGCGGCGGAAGCGGTGACGGAGTCCAAGCCGCGCCGTCGTCGCAGCCGCGCCGCGAAGCCGGTGGCCGAGGAGACGGACCGGCCCGCCGCCCAGGCTCCGGCCGCCCCGGCCCCGGCCGAGTTCCAGACCGTGGCGGTCGCCGCGGGCATCGCGGAGCCGGTCGCCGAGCCGAAGGCCGTCAGGCCGCGCCGCCGCGCCCGGATCGTGAAGCCGGCCGACGAGGTCGACTTCCAGATCGCCCCGCCCGCCGAGCCGGAGCCGGAGCCGAGGACGCGTCGCCGCCCGGCCCGCACCACGAAGCCGAAGACCGAGTCGAAGCCGGAGACGGCGAAGGCGGAGTCCGCGAACGAGTCGGAGCCCGCCGCCGGGACCAAGGCCACCAGGACCAGGGCCAAGGCGGCGAAGAGCACCGAGACCCCGGAGGCCGCCGAGGCCAAGGAGCCCCGGACCCGGGCGACGAGGTCCCGGAAGAAGGCCGACGCCCCGGCGAAGGCTGAGGCTCCGGCCGAGGCGGAGGCCCCCGCGAAGGCGAAGGCTCCGGCGAAGTCCAAGGCCAGGTCCACCGCGAAGGCGGCCGTCGTCGAAGCGCCCGCCGAGCAGGCCCCGGCCGCCGAGGCGGAGGCCAAGCCCCGTCGCCGCCGCGCCACGCGGAGCGTCACCTCGACCGCGACCCAGGAGGCCGCCGTGGTCTCCGAGGCCGAGGCCGTGGTGAGCGAGGCCGCCGCCGAGCCGAAGCCGCGCCGCCGCCGCGCCACCCGCCCGGCGGGCCAGGCAACGGCGACGACCGAGAGCTGA
- a CDS encoding ferritin-like fold-containing protein: METPDHATDTPAEGPEATGIAAQDWATASAEPQYRAAVVDLLGALAYGELAAFERLAEDAKLAPTLGDKAELAKMAAAEFHHFERLTERLTAVDEEPTAAMEPFAKALDDFHRQTAPSDWLEGLVKAYVGDSIASDFYREVAARLDSDTRSLVLSVLDDTGHGNFAVEKVRAAIEADPRVGGRLALWARRLMGEALSQAQRVVADRDALSTMLVGGVADGFDLAEVGRMFSRITEAHTKRMAALGLAA, encoded by the coding sequence ATGGAGACGCCTGACCACGCCACTGACACCCCCGCCGAAGGCCCCGAAGCCACCGGAATCGCCGCCCAGGACTGGGCCACCGCGTCCGCCGAGCCGCAGTACCGCGCCGCGGTCGTGGACCTGCTCGGCGCCCTCGCCTACGGAGAGCTGGCGGCGTTTGAACGCCTGGCCGAGGACGCGAAACTCGCGCCGACACTCGGGGACAAGGCGGAGCTGGCGAAGATGGCCGCCGCCGAGTTCCACCACTTCGAGCGGCTGACCGAGCGGCTCACGGCGGTGGACGAGGAGCCGACCGCCGCGATGGAGCCGTTCGCCAAGGCGCTCGACGACTTCCACCGCCAGACGGCACCGTCCGACTGGCTGGAGGGCCTGGTCAAGGCGTACGTGGGCGACTCGATCGCGAGCGACTTCTACCGGGAGGTCGCGGCCCGGCTGGACAGCGACACCCGCTCCCTGGTGCTGTCCGTCCTCGACGACACGGGTCACGGGAACTTCGCCGTGGAGAAGGTGCGCGCCGCCATCGAGGCCGACCCCCGGGTCGGCGGGCGGCTCGCGCTGTGGGCCCGTCGACTGATGGGCGAGGCGCTGTCGCAGGCCCAGCGGGTGGTCGCCGACCGCGACGCGCTCTCGACGATGCTGGTGGGCGGTGTCGCGGACGGCTTCGACCTGGCGGAGGTGGGCCGGATGTTCTCCCGGATCACCGAGGCCCACACCAAGCGGATGGCCGCCCTGGGGCTGGCCGCCTAA
- a CDS encoding DUF3107 domain-containing protein, whose protein sequence is MEVKIGVQHTPREIVLESGLSAEDVESAVAAALGGKAELLSLTDDKGRKVLVPADRIAYVEIGEPTARRVGFGAL, encoded by the coding sequence GTGGAGGTCAAGATCGGGGTGCAGCACACGCCCCGCGAGATCGTTCTGGAGAGCGGGCTTTCCGCCGAGGACGTCGAGAGCGCGGTCGCCGCGGCACTGGGCGGCAAGGCGGAGCTGCTCAGCCTCACGGACGACAAGGGCCGCAAGGTTCTGGTGCCGGCCGACCGGATCGCGTATGTGGAGATCGGCGAGCCCACCGCCCGGCGGGTGGGGTTCGGCGCGCTGTAG
- a CDS encoding TetR/AcrR family transcriptional regulator produces the protein MTAIEQTEAARPRGTRLPRRARRNQLLGAAQEVFVAQGYHSAAMDDIAERAGVSKPVLYQHFPGKLDLYLALLDQHCESLLQAVRTALASTTDNKLRVEATMDAYFAYVEDEGGAFRLVFESDLTNEPAVRERVDRVSLQCAEAISDVIAGDTGLSKDESMLLAVGLGGVSQVVARYWLSSGSSIPRDTAVQLLTSLAWRGIAGFPLHGAEQH, from the coding sequence GTGACAGCCATCGAGCAGACAGAGGCGGCGCGCCCGCGGGGCACCCGGCTGCCCCGCCGCGCCCGACGCAATCAGCTGCTGGGCGCCGCGCAGGAGGTCTTCGTCGCGCAGGGTTACCACTCCGCCGCCATGGACGACATCGCCGAGCGGGCCGGAGTCAGCAAGCCCGTGCTCTACCAGCACTTCCCCGGGAAGCTGGACCTCTACCTCGCCCTCCTCGACCAGCACTGCGAGTCGCTGCTCCAGGCCGTCCGCACGGCACTGGCCTCGACGACGGACAACAAGCTGCGCGTCGAGGCCACCATGGACGCCTATTTCGCGTACGTGGAGGACGAGGGCGGCGCCTTCCGGCTGGTCTTCGAGTCGGACCTGACCAACGAGCCCGCCGTGCGCGAGCGGGTCGACCGGGTCTCCCTCCAGTGCGCCGAGGCGATCTCCGACGTGATCGCCGGGGACACGGGCCTGTCCAAGGACGAGTCCATGCTGCTCGCGGTGGGCCTCGGCGGTGTCTCCCAGGTGGTGGCGCGCTACTGGCTCTCCAGCGGCTCCAGCATCCCGCGCGACACGGCGGTGCAGCTGCTGACCTCGCTGGCCTGGCGGGGCATCGCGGGCTTCCCGCTGCACGGCGCCGAGCAGCACTGA
- a CDS encoding alpha/beta fold hydrolase, translating to MSSTELPGTRAAAAAVAPAASAVRVAEGERLRSVSLPGIGLSIRCRPGDRTGLPPALYVHGLGGSSQNWSDLMPLLADVVDGEAVDLPGFGDSPPPDDGDYSVTGHARAVIRLLDAEERGPVHLFGNSLGGAVATRVAAVRPDLVRTLTLVSPALPEWRVQRPALPTGLLAVPGVASLFARLTKDWTAEQRTRGVMALCYGDPARVSEEAFRNAVAEMERRLELPYFWDAMTRSARGIVDAYTLGGQHRLWRQAERVLAPTQLVYGGRDQLVSYRMARKACAAFRDARLLTLPEAGHVAMMEYPEAVAQAFRELLDDCGGS from the coding sequence ATGTCTTCGACCGAGCTGCCGGGTACCCGAGCCGCCGCCGCAGCGGTGGCTCCCGCGGCCAGTGCCGTCCGTGTCGCCGAGGGCGAGCGGCTGCGCTCCGTGTCGCTGCCGGGGATCGGTCTGAGCATCCGCTGCCGGCCGGGCGACCGCACCGGGCTGCCCCCCGCGCTGTACGTGCACGGGCTAGGCGGCTCCTCGCAGAACTGGTCGGACCTGATGCCGCTACTGGCCGACGTGGTCGACGGCGAGGCGGTCGACCTGCCCGGGTTCGGGGATTCGCCGCCGCCGGACGACGGCGATTACTCCGTCACCGGACACGCCCGTGCGGTGATCCGGCTGCTCGACGCGGAGGAGCGCGGGCCCGTCCATCTGTTCGGCAACTCCCTGGGCGGTGCGGTCGCCACCCGGGTCGCCGCGGTCCGCCCCGATCTGGTGCGCACCCTCACCCTGGTCTCGCCCGCACTGCCCGAATGGCGGGTGCAGCGCCCCGCCCTGCCGACCGGCCTTCTCGCGGTGCCGGGAGTCGCTTCCCTGTTCGCCCGGCTCACGAAGGACTGGACGGCGGAGCAGCGGACCCGCGGAGTCATGGCACTCTGTTACGGCGATCCGGCGCGTGTCTCCGAGGAAGCCTTCCGCAACGCGGTGGCCGAGATGGAGCGACGACTGGAGCTGCCGTACTTCTGGGACGCCATGACGCGTTCGGCCCGGGGCATCGTGGACGCCTACACCCTGGGCGGACAGCACAGGCTGTGGCGCCAGGCCGAGCGGGTGCTCGCACCGACCCAGCTCGTGTACGGCGGACGGGACCAGCTCGTCTCGTACCGGATGGCACGCAAGGCGTGCGCGGCCTTCCGCGACGCCCGGCTGCTGACCCTGCCCGAGGCGGGGCACGTGGCGATGATGGAGTACCCGGAGGCGGTCGCCCAGGCGTTCCGGGAACTGCTGGACGATTGCGGCGGGAGCTGA